Sequence from the uncultured Flavobacterium sp. genome:
GTGCAACACATGCAGCTCAAGGTTATGCAAGAGCTACAGGAAAAGTAGGAGTTGCTATTGCGACTTCTGGACCGGGAGCAACAAATTTAGTTACAGGAATCGCTGATGCTCAGATAGATTCAACTCCGCTAGTTTGTATTACAGGACAAGTAGGCAGGCATTTATTAGGTTCTGATGCTTTTCAGGAAACGGATATAATCGGAATTTCGACTCCGGTAACCAAATGGAATTTTCAGATTACTGAAGCTTCTCAAATTCCTGAGATTATTGCAAAAGCCTTTTATATCGCGCGTTCTGGACGTCCGGGACCTGTTTTGATCGATATTACAAAAAATGCTCAGTTTGATGAGTTTGATTTTAGCTATGAAAAATGTACAGGAATTAGAAGCTACATTCCGGTTCCAAAATTAAATTTAGATAAAGTTGCCGAAGCTGCTGCTTTAATCAATAGTGCTAAAAAACCTTTTATTGTTTTTGGTCAGGGAATTATTCTTGGTCAAGCCGAAGAACAATTAAAAGCTTTTATCGAAAAATCTGGAGTGCCTGCTGGTTGGACTATTTTAGGACTTTCAGCTTTGCCAACAGATCATCCGTTAAATGTTGGTATGCTTGGAATGCACGGAAACTACGGTCCAAATATGTTAACTAACGAATGTGATGTTTTAATTGCTTTAGGAATGCGTTTTGACGACCGTGTTACAGGTAAATTAAGTACATATGCAAAACAGGCAAAGGTTGTTCACTTTGAAATTGATCCTGCCGAAGTTGATAAAAACGTAAAAACAGAAGTTGCCGTTTTAGGAGATGTAAAAGAAGCTTTGAATGCAATATTACCTTTAATTGAAGCAAAATCACACGATTTATGGCACAATGAATTTAAAGAATTACACAAAATCGAAGTTGAAACGGTTATAAATGAAGAATTAAACCCAACGAATGGTAAAGGAATTTCGATGGGAGAAACGCTTGAAATGATTAATAAACACTCAAAAGGTGATGCGATAATTGTTTCAGATGTTGGTCAGCACCAAATGTTTGCTTGTCGTTATGCTAAATTTAATTCAACCAAAAGTAATATTACTTCTGGAGGTTTAGGAACAATGGGATTTGCTTTGCCGGCTGCAATTGGAGCAAAAATGGGTAGACCAGATCGTGAAGTTGTTGCTATTATTGGAGACGGTGGTTTTCAGATGACAATTCAGGAATTAGGAACTATTTTCCAGACACAAGTTCCGGTAAAAATCGTGGTATTAAACAACGAGTTTTTAGGAATGGTACGTCAATGGCAAGAATTGTTTTTTGATAACAGATATGCTTCAACAAAAATGATCAATCCAAATTTTGTGGCTATTGCCGAAGGATATCATATCAAATCTAAAAAAGTAACAGAAAGAGATGATCTTGATGCAGCTGTCGCAGAAATGATGGCTTCAAAAGATTCATATTTCTTAGAAGTTATGGTAGAAAAAGAAAACAATGTTTTCCCAATGATTCCAACAGGAGCATGTGTTTCTGAAATTAGATTAAGCTAGAAAAAAGTTTCAGGTTTCAAGTTTTTTGAGTTTCAAGTTGTAGAACGTGAAACCTGAAACTTGAAACAAAATAAACTAAAAAACAAATGGAAGATAAAACATTTACCATATCGGTATATTCAGAAAATAACGTGGGCTTGTTGAATAGAATATCAGGAATATTCTTAAAGCGTCACATTAATATATTAAGTTTAAACGTTTCAGAATCAGAAATTGAGAATGTTTCAAGATTTATCATTGTAGTAAATACAACTGAGAAATGGGTTCAGAATATTGTTGGGCAAATTGAAAAACAAATCGAAGTTATAAAAGCTTTTTATCACACAGACGAAGAGACAATTTATTTGGAAAATGCATTATTCAAAATTGCTTCAAGTTTGTTATTCGATGAGAAACAAATTCAGAATATCATCAAAGACAGTCAGTCTACAATTGTAACTGTTTCTCGTGATTTCTTTGTGATTTCGAAATCAGGAAGACGTTCAGAAATTGAAGATTTGTACGAAAAATTTAAACCTTACGGTATTATGCAATTCGTGCGTTCAGGAAGAATATCAGTTTCTAAAGAAAAAATGGAAATTTCGACTTTGTTAGAAACATTCAAATAGTATCATTTTATACATATTAATCAATTATTAAATTACAACATCATTAAATATTAAAAAAGAATGGCAAATTATTTCAACACATTACCACTTAGATTACAATTAGAACAATTAGGAGTTTGCGAATTTATGGAGCAATCTGAATTTTCAGACGGAATTGCTGCACTTGCAGGAAAAAAAGTTGTCATCGTAGGTTGTGGTGCACAAGGTTTAAATCAAGGTTTAAACATGAGAGATTCTGGTCTGGATATTTCTTATGCATTGCGTGCAGATGCAATCGCTGAAAAAAGAGCTTCTTATAAAAATGCTACTGAAAACGGTTTTAAAGTAGGTACATATGAAGAATTAATTCCAACTGCTGACTTAGTTTGTAACTTAACTCCGGATAAGCAACATACTGCTGTAGTTACTGCCATTATGCCATTAATGAAACAAGGATCGACATTATCATATTCTCACGGTTTTAATATTGTTGAAGAAGGAATGCAGATTCGTAAAGATATCACAGTAATTATGTGTGCTCCTAAATGTCCTGGTTCTGAGGTTCGTGAAGAATACAAAAGAGGATTTGGTGTACCAACTTTAATCGCAGTTCACCCTGAAAATGATCCAAACGCTTTTGGTTTAGATCAGGCAAAAGCTTACGCTGTAGCAACTGGTGGACATAAAGCAGGAGTTTTAAAATCATCTTTCGTAGCCGAAGTAAAATCGGATTTAATGGGTGAGCAAACTATCCTTTGCGGATTGTTGCAAACCGGATCTATTTTATGTTTTGATAAAATGGTCGAAAAAGGAATCGATGCTGCATATGCTTCAAAATTAATTCAATACGGATGGGAAACTATCACAGAAGCTTTGAAACATGGTGGAATCACAAATATGATGGATCGTCTTTCAAATCCTGCAAAAATAGAAGCTTATGAACTTGCTGAAGAATTAAAAGACATAATGCGTCCGTTATTCCAAAAACACCAAGATGATATTATTTCTGGAGAATTCTCAAGAACTATGATGATTGACTGGGCTAATGACGATGTGAATTTATTGAAATGGAGAGCTGCAACCGGAGAAACTAATTTCGAAAAAACAGCTCCACAAGAAGCTCCAATCTCTGAACAAGAATATTTTGACAATGGAGTTTTAATGATTGCTATGGTTAAAGCGGGTGTTGAATTAGCTTTTGAAACAATGACTGAAGCAGGAATCATTGAAGAATCAGCTTATTATGAGTCATTACACGAATTGCCTTTAATCGCAAATACAATTGCAAGAAAAAAATTATTCGAAATGAACCGCGTTATTTCGGATACAGCTGAATATGGTTGTTATTTATTTGACCACGCTTGTAAACCATTATTGACTGAGTTTATGAAAACGGTTGAAACTAATATTATAGGAAAACCATTTTCGACTTCAAATGGAGTAGATAATGCTATTTTAATTGCAGTAAATAAAGAGATTCGTCAACATCCTATCGAAGAAGTAGGAGCATGGTTGAGAGAATCAATGACTGCAATGAAAAAAATTGGATAATAAATTGGGAATTACCACACATTCGGGTGTGATGGGATTTTGCACTGTATCTCTTTTTATATAATATTTTGAATTAGTAAGCACTTATTAAAAAAAATTGGATATAGATGCATTCTGCATTCACTTAACTTCTGTGAGTAAGTAAGTTAAGTGAAGCTAATCCCTAAATTAAGGGAGTATGTTTTGAAAAAAATATACTTGCTGAAGTTTCATTTTTAATTAATAAAGATGCTTCTATTTTCAAAATAGAGTAAAGCATTGTAATGCAGAATTACAAAATTAATTGTTATTGAAATTGTTAAAATTAAAAAGGCGTGGTATTTATTTATTACGCCTTTTTTGCAATATGTAATTTTTCTTCAAAAACGAAAAAATTATGTTATAGATAGAAAAAGACGATATTTTTTTTAATATGTGTTTTTTTTTGCTGAAATTTATGAATTAAATAATTTTAAGAATACGTTGATATTTAATACATTTATAAAAAAAATTCCAAAAACATATGAGTTATTATAAAATTGAAAATTTAGAACAATATTTTAAACATTACAATAAGTCAATAAGAGAACCAAGGAAATTTTGGGGAAAAATAGCTGAGGAAAATTTCACTTGGTATCAACAATGGGATAAAGTAGTTGATTTTAATATGGCTGATGCCGAAGTAAAATGGTTTACTGAAGCTAAAGTTAATATTAC
This genomic interval carries:
- the ilvC gene encoding ketol-acid reductoisomerase; the encoded protein is MANYFNTLPLRLQLEQLGVCEFMEQSEFSDGIAALAGKKVVIVGCGAQGLNQGLNMRDSGLDISYALRADAIAEKRASYKNATENGFKVGTYEELIPTADLVCNLTPDKQHTAVVTAIMPLMKQGSTLSYSHGFNIVEEGMQIRKDITVIMCAPKCPGSEVREEYKRGFGVPTLIAVHPENDPNAFGLDQAKAYAVATGGHKAGVLKSSFVAEVKSDLMGEQTILCGLLQTGSILCFDKMVEKGIDAAYASKLIQYGWETITEALKHGGITNMMDRLSNPAKIEAYELAEELKDIMRPLFQKHQDDIISGEFSRTMMIDWANDDVNLLKWRAATGETNFEKTAPQEAPISEQEYFDNGVLMIAMVKAGVELAFETMTEAGIIEESAYYESLHELPLIANTIARKKLFEMNRVISDTAEYGCYLFDHACKPLLTEFMKTVETNIIGKPFSTSNGVDNAILIAVNKEIRQHPIEEVGAWLRESMTAMKKIG
- the ilvN gene encoding acetolactate synthase small subunit translates to MEDKTFTISVYSENNVGLLNRISGIFLKRHINILSLNVSESEIENVSRFIIVVNTTEKWVQNIVGQIEKQIEVIKAFYHTDEETIYLENALFKIASSLLFDEKQIQNIIKDSQSTIVTVSRDFFVISKSGRRSEIEDLYEKFKPYGIMQFVRSGRISVSKEKMEISTLLETFK
- the ilvB gene encoding biosynthetic-type acetolactate synthase large subunit; translation: MRISGAEAVIRCLLEEGVDLVYGYPGGAIMPVYDELYKFQDQLHHVLVRHEQGATHAAQGYARATGKVGVAIATSGPGATNLVTGIADAQIDSTPLVCITGQVGRHLLGSDAFQETDIIGISTPVTKWNFQITEASQIPEIIAKAFYIARSGRPGPVLIDITKNAQFDEFDFSYEKCTGIRSYIPVPKLNLDKVAEAAALINSAKKPFIVFGQGIILGQAEEQLKAFIEKSGVPAGWTILGLSALPTDHPLNVGMLGMHGNYGPNMLTNECDVLIALGMRFDDRVTGKLSTYAKQAKVVHFEIDPAEVDKNVKTEVAVLGDVKEALNAILPLIEAKSHDLWHNEFKELHKIEVETVINEELNPTNGKGISMGETLEMINKHSKGDAIIVSDVGQHQMFACRYAKFNSTKSNITSGGLGTMGFALPAAIGAKMGRPDREVVAIIGDGGFQMTIQELGTIFQTQVPVKIVVLNNEFLGMVRQWQELFFDNRYASTKMINPNFVAIAEGYHIKSKKVTERDDLDAAVAEMMASKDSYFLEVMVEKENNVFPMIPTGACVSEIRLS